ATCCAAACCATTATCAAAATCATGATTTCCAATAGTAGATGCATCGTACTTCATCATACTCATTAATTTGAATTCCAATTCACCTCCATAATAATTAAAATAAGGAGTTCCTTGAAAAATGTCTCCAGCATCTAATAAAAGTAAATTTGGATTTTCTTTACGAATGCTTTCGATTAAGGCCGCACGACGAGAAACGCCTCCTTTATTTGGATTACGTGGGTCATCAGCAGGAAAAGGATCAATATGGCTGTGCACATCGTTAGTATGCAGAATGATTAAGTGCTTAATATCGTTAGTTCCGAAACTGCTTAAAGACAATCCTAAACTTAATAGGGCAGTACTTGCTGCTGTTTTTTCGATAAACTCTCTTCTTTTCATTTTGTATATTTTTTGCAGGAATGCTAATATTCTTTTTTGTTGATTTATTCTTCGGTAATTCTAACGTTTTTAGGAGCTACAACAGTGTCAACTTCTTTAAAATAATCGATTAGAACATTTCTAAGCTTATAGTTTAAATCGAATTTCTCAGTGCCTTTCGCGAAAAAAGTCATGCTGTCGCCACCATTTGCTAAATAATCGTTTGTAGCAACATAATACGTTTTAGTAAGGTCAAGCGGTTTTCCTTGCACCATAATATTTTTTGCAGTATTGTCTTTTGTAATTGTAAAAGTCATTCCAGACAAAGGTTGAGGTTTTTTCTCCTTTATAATATAAGCGGCAATGTCTAAGATTTGCTCACCCTTTAAAGCAATAACAACCAAATTGTTTTCAAAAGGCATAATTTCAAAAGCAGTTCTTGTGGTTACATTTCCTTTTGGAAGAATAGCACGAATACCACCATGATTTAAAAGACATAAATCAATATCTTTTTTCTCACGAGCTTTAAAAACTAGATTTCCTCTTTGTAAACATACATCGGCTAATAAACTTCCAATGCTGGTCTGCCATTTTCCAGTACTCTTATCAAGTGTTTCTGGACAATACGCTAAAACGTTGTCTAAATCTTGATTAATATGATCGCGATAAGGTTTGATAAAGGCTTCAATTGTTGCCGTTTCGCCAGCGTTTTCGGTAACTGGAAGCTGTTTTCCTTCTATTTTGTTTAGATTGTAGTTTTTCTGACTACAGGAGAATATTGAAAAAAGTGTTAAGAATATAACAAAAAGTTTTAAAAATCCGTTATACTTTTTTAGTTTTACCATTTTAAATGCAACTTAAATAATTAATTTTGTAATCTGGTAAAAGTACTATGTTTTTGAATTATATAAAGGAATTTTTTGTAAAAAAATCATTAAAAAATAACTTGAGTAATCAAAAAAACGAGGGCTTTTCAAAGAATGTTCAAACGATTGGTTTATTGGTAGATGAAAGCAGTTTTAATCATTCTGAAACGCTGATAAAGGAATTAACGCTTCAGGGAATTGCTTCAGAAAACATAAAAATTGTTGCTTACAACAGTAAATTCAAGAAAAAAGATACGTATTTGACACCTACTTTTGGCAAAAGCCATATTAGTTGGAATGGAGAAATTACCGAAGATTTTTTGAATGAATTTGTAAATTCAAAATTTGATCTTTTGTTGAGTTATTATAATGAAGAAAATATATTCTTGATGATGCTTACCAATAAATCAAAAGCTAAATTTAAAATTGGTTTTAGCTCCGTTGACAATAATTTGAATCGTTTGATGATTAATACGGAATTAGAAAACTATAAACTTTTCGTGTCGGAATTGTTTAGGTATTTAAAAAATATAAAATAAATTATAATTAAAAATATGCAATCATTAATAGGAACTGGAGTTGCACTAGTAACACCATTTAAAAAAGATTTTTCAGTTGACATCGAGGCTTTACACCGAATTGTAAACTTTTCTATAGATGGAGGAGTTGAATATCTTGTGGTTATGGGGACAACAGCAGAAAATGCGACCCTTACAGCAGAAGAGAAAGAGTTGGTTATAAAGACAGTAATCGATGTAAATAAAGGAAGACTGCCTCTAGTTTTAGGAGTTGGAGGAAATAATACTATGCAGATTGTTGATGAATTAAAAACAAGAGATTTTAGTGCTTTTGAAGCAATATTATCTGTTTCTCCATATTACAACAAACCTACGCAAGAAGGAATTTATCAGCATTTTAAAGCAATTGCTGAAGCTTCTCCAGTACCGGTAATCTTATATAATGTTCCAGGAAGAACATCAAGCAACATGCTTCCGTCAACTGTGGTGCGTTTAGCCAATGATTTTGAAAACGTAGTGGCGATTAAAGAAGCAGCTGGAGACATGGCACAGGCAATGCAGATTATTAAAAATGCTCCAAAAGATTTTCTTGTAATTTCTGGAGACGATATGCTGGCATTACCAATCGTTTTAGCAGGTGGAGCAGGAGTAATTTCTGTAATTGGTCAAGGTTTTCCGAAAGAATTTTCAGAAATGATTCGTTTAGGATTGAATAAAAAAGCAGCAGATGCTTTCAAAACACATTACTTTTTATCAGACAGTATTGATATGATTTTTGAACAGGGAAATCCAGCAGGAATCAAACAAATCTTCCAAGCCCTTGGAATTGCTGATAATACTGTTCGTCTTCCGTTGGTTGCTGTTGATAATTCTTTAGCAGAGAGGTTGAATGAGTTTGTAAAAAACAGCATTAAATAATTGTTAAAGTGTTAGTATTTTAAGATACTAAAAAATTATTTTGCAGTCGCTAAATTAATAACTAAATTTGCCACCGAAACTTCGGTGTGATTTTGTTTTGGCATAATTGTCTGAGAGATCATAATAAAAGTAAATAAATGAAAAAAATAGTATCACTATTAATTGTTGTTGCCCTTTTTGCTTCTTGTGGAGAATATCAAAAAGCTTTAAAAAATGAAGATGTTGCAGCTAAATTTGAGGTAGCGACAAAAATGTATGATGCTGGTAAATACAATAAGGCAATCCGTCTTTTTGAGCAGTTAGCTCCTTCTTACAGAGGAAAACCTCAAGCAGAGAAGTTGTTTTATATGTTTTCTCAATCGTATTACAAAACAAAACAATACTATTTGGCTGGTTATCAGTTTGAAAGTTTTGTTTCAGGTTACCCACGAAGTGAAAAAGTCCAGGAAGCAGCCTTTTTAGGAGCTTATAGTTACTCGAAATTGGCTCCTGTTTACAGTTTAGATCAGACAGATACAGTAAAAGCACTAGAGAAATTGCAGGCTTTTATTGATAATTACCCAAACTCAGAATATTTGGCTCAAGCAAATGAGACAGTTCAGTTGTTAAATGGTAAATTAGAGAAGAAAGCATACGAAAATGCTAAAGGATATAATACTATTTCTGATTATAAATCAGCTTTAGTAGCATTTGATAATTTTATCGCTGATTTTCCTGGAACACCATTTAAAGAAGATGCGTTGTTTTACAAATATGATTCAGCCTATCAATTGGCAATTAATAGTGTGCCTTCAAAAATGGAAGAGCGTTTAAATGTGGCTAAAGTAGCTTATGCTAACTTAATGAAATTTAAAAGCGATACAAAATATAAAACAAAAGCGGACGAAATGAACGCTAGAGTAGAAACAGATTTACAAAAATTTACTAAATAAATAAAAGTCATGGATTTAAAAAAGACGAATGCTCCTGTTAACACAATAACTTACAACAAAACAGTTATTGAAGAGCCAACAGGAAATGTGTATGAGGCAATTACCATTATGGCTAAAAGAGCAAATCAAATTAATTCAGAGATTAAAAAAGAATTGACTGAAAAATTAGAGGAGTTTGCTACTTACAATGATAGTCTAGAGGAAGTTTTTGAAAATAAAGAGCAAATCGAAGTTTCTAAATTTTACGAAAAATTACCAAAACCACACGCTTTAGCTGTTCAAGAATGGTTAGACGGTAAAACTTACCACAGAAGTTCAAACAAATAATAGTACAATGTCAGTTTTAAACGGGAAAAAGGTTTTACTGGGAGTTTCCGGTGGAATCGCAGCGTATAAAACGGCTTCTTTAGTACGACTTTTTATAAAAGCAGGTGCACATGTCCAAGTGATAATGACACCTGCTTCTAAGGATTTTGTAACCCCGCTTACATTATCTACTTTATCAAAAAATCCAGTACATTCAAGTTTCTTTAATCAAGATGATGAGGAGGCAGTTTGGAACAATCACGTAGAATTGGCTCTTTGGGCTGATATTATGCTGATTGCGCCTGCTACTGCCAATACGTTGTCTAAAATGACGACGGGAAACTGCGATAATTTTTTAATCGCGGCCTATTTATCTGCTAAATGTCCAGTATACTTTGCACCAGCAATGGATTTGGATATGTATAAACATCCTTCAACAGTAGCTAGTTTTAATGCTATAAAACAGTTTGGAAACATTATGATTCCTGCTGAAACTGGAGAATTGGCAAGCGGTTTGTCTGGAGAAGGCCGAATGGCTGAACCAGAAAATATTATCGCCTTTCTAGAAGCTGATTTAGAAAGTAAACTTCCTTTAAAAGGAAAAAAAATACTCGTTACGGCTGGACCAACATACGAAGCGATAGATCCCGTACGTTTTATAGGAAATCATTCTTCAGGGAAAATGGGATTTGACATTGCTAATGAAGCGGCAAATCTTGGAGCAGAAGTATTTTTAATTGCTGGCCCAACACATTTAAAAATAAAAAATACTTTAATAAAAGTTGTAGATGTGGTGTCTGCTCAAGAAATGTATGATGCTTGTCATTTGTATTTTAATGAAGTTGATGTTGCGATTGCTGCTGCTGCTGTAGCTGATTACAGACCAAAAGTTGTAGCAGATCAAAAGATTAAAAAAACAGATGCAACATTTTCGATAGAACTTGAAAAGACAAAAGATATCTTGTCTTCATTAGGAACTATTAAAAAAAATCAGTTTTTAATTGGTTTTGCATTGGAAACTGAAAATGAAATTGAAAATGCTAAGTTGAAAATTCAGAAAAAAAACTTAGATTTGATTGTTTTAAATTCCTTACAAGATAAAGGAGCAGGTTTTAAAAAAGAAACGAATAAAGTAACCTTTATCGATAAGAATTTTGAAATCGAACCAATGGAATTAAAATCAAAGGAATCGGTGGCGACTGATATTTTGAATAAAGTAATTCTTCATTTTTCAGAATAAAAATTTGAAATATATGCCGGAAACAGGAACAGGAAACTGTTTGTGTTTGTGAAATTTAATATTTAAAGGAGTATGAATAAGGTAGTTACACTAATAGTATTTTTAAGCTTTGGTTTTGTGCAAGGGCAACAGTTAAATTGTACAGTAACTATTAATACAGAACGACTTACGAATCCTAACAATCAGGTTTTTAAGACGCTCCAGACTGCTTTGTCGGAGTTTGTAAACAAAACAGATTGGACGGGTGCTCCTTTAAAGCAAAATGAAAGAATTAATTGTTCGATGTATATTACTTTATCATCAAATAGTTCAGATCAATTTACAGGAACGATTCAGGTTCAATCATCCAGATTGATTTTTAATTCTACTTATTCTTCCCCAATTTTAAATTACAACGATAAAGATTTTAATTTCAGATATACGGAATATGAACCTTTATTGTTTAATCCAACTACTTACGATTCTAATTTAGTTTCTGTAATCTCTTTTTACTGTTATGTAATCCTAGGTATGGATGCTGATAGTTTTCAAATGGGAGCAGGGAATCAATATCTTCAAACAGCACAAAATATTGCTAATGTAGCACAGCAAGGAGGATTTAAGGGATGGAATCAGTCTGATGGACTTCAGAATCGTTACTATTTAATAAATGATATGATCGCGCCGACTTACAGTGATTTACGTCAAACAATGTATGCGTATCATACGGGTTTGGATGGAATGAGTTTGGATTTGAAAGCATCTAAAGAAAAAATAAAATCTTCATTAATGCTTATTGGAAAGTTAAATTCAGTTAAACCAAATGCCTTCATTACCAGAGTATTTTTTGACGCAAAATCAGATGAAATTGTGTCTATTTTTTCTGGTGGGCCAAGTATAACAATTAGCGATTTAACGGATGTATTAAATAAAGTTTCTCCGCTAAATTCTACTAAATGGTCGCAGATTAAATATTAATTCTGGTATTTCATTTTAAAAAAAAATCTTCTTTAACTTTTATTTTTACAAAATTGCCCTATGATTACGTCACTGTCAATTAAAAATTATGCGCTTATTGAAAAACTAGCTATAGATTTTTCTAAAGGTTTTTCTATAATAACAGGTGAGACAGGAGCAGGAAAATCAATTATTTTAGGTGCAATTGGTCTTGTTTTAGGAAAAAGAGCAGATCTTACTTCTTTAAAAAATAAAGAAGAAAAATGCGTGATTGAAGCACAATTCGAAATTTCAAAATATAATTTGAAAGAGTTTTTTGAGGCTAACGATTTGGATTATGAAGAGGAAACAATTATTAGGCGTGAAATTCTTCCGTCAGGAAAATCTCGTGCTTTTATAAATGATAGTCCAGTAAATCTTCAGGAATTGCAAGATTTGAGTTTGTATTTAATTGATATTCATTCGCAGCAACAAACTCAGGAATTGTCAGATGAAAATGTTCAATTTAAGATTATTGATGCTATCGCTAATAATTCAGAAATTATTTTAGACTATCAAAAGCTTTTAAAATCATATAAATCAGATAGATCAAAATGGAATGCCTTGCTTAAAAGGCAAAGTGATTCTGGAAAAGAACAGGAATACAATACATTTTTATTGAATGAATTGGTTGCTGCGCAGTTAAAATCTGGAGAACAGCAAGAATTAGAAGCGGATTATGAAAAGCTTAATAATGTTGAAATAATCAAGGAATCGCTGGATAAATCGCTAGCAATTGCAAATGAAGAGCAATTTGGTGTATTTCATAATCTGAATGAGATTAAAAACGCATTGCAGAAAGTGGCATCTTTTTCAACAGAATATCAAAATTTATTTGAAAGAATAAGTAGTCTAGCAATTGAATTTGATGATGTTTCTAAAGAATTAGAGAGTTGCTCTGAGAAATTATTAAATGATCCGGCACAATTAGAATTAGTAAATCAAAAATTACAATTGATTTATAATCTTCAGAAAAAGCATCAGGCAGATTCTGTTGATGATTTGCTTCAAATTCAAGCTGATTTAGGAAACACTTTATTAGAGTTGGATAATATGGATGAAGAAATAGCTTCTTTATCTAAAATTATCGAGAAAAAAGCGGGCGAATTAGATAATTATGCGAATCAGATTCATCAGAATAGAATAAATGCAATTCCCAAATTATCGGAACAGTTAATTTTG
This portion of the Flavobacterium panacagri genome encodes:
- a CDS encoding 5'-nucleotidase C-terminal domain-containing protein, whose protein sequence is MVKLKKYNGFLKLFVIFLTLFSIFSCSQKNYNLNKIEGKQLPVTENAGETATIEAFIKPYRDHINQDLDNVLAYCPETLDKSTGKWQTSIGSLLADVCLQRGNLVFKAREKKDIDLCLLNHGGIRAILPKGNVTTRTAFEIMPFENNLVVIALKGEQILDIAAYIIKEKKPQPLSGMTFTITKDNTAKNIMVQGKPLDLTKTYYVATNDYLANGGDSMTFFAKGTEKFDLNYKLRNVLIDYFKEVDTVVAPKNVRITEE
- a CDS encoding DUF6913 domain-containing protein, which translates into the protein MFLNYIKEFFVKKSLKNNLSNQKNEGFSKNVQTIGLLVDESSFNHSETLIKELTLQGIASENIKIVAYNSKFKKKDTYLTPTFGKSHISWNGEITEDFLNEFVNSKFDLLLSYYNEENIFLMMLTNKSKAKFKIGFSSVDNNLNRLMINTELENYKLFVSELFRYLKNIK
- the dapA gene encoding 4-hydroxy-tetrahydrodipicolinate synthase; translated protein: MQSLIGTGVALVTPFKKDFSVDIEALHRIVNFSIDGGVEYLVVMGTTAENATLTAEEKELVIKTVIDVNKGRLPLVLGVGGNNTMQIVDELKTRDFSAFEAILSVSPYYNKPTQEGIYQHFKAIAEASPVPVILYNVPGRTSSNMLPSTVVRLANDFENVVAIKEAAGDMAQAMQIIKNAPKDFLVISGDDMLALPIVLAGGAGVISVIGQGFPKEFSEMIRLGLNKKAADAFKTHYFLSDSIDMIFEQGNPAGIKQIFQALGIADNTVRLPLVAVDNSLAERLNEFVKNSIK
- a CDS encoding outer membrane protein assembly factor BamD; this translates as MKKIVSLLIVVALFASCGEYQKALKNEDVAAKFEVATKMYDAGKYNKAIRLFEQLAPSYRGKPQAEKLFYMFSQSYYKTKQYYLAGYQFESFVSGYPRSEKVQEAAFLGAYSYSKLAPVYSLDQTDTVKALEKLQAFIDNYPNSEYLAQANETVQLLNGKLEKKAYENAKGYNTISDYKSALVAFDNFIADFPGTPFKEDALFYKYDSAYQLAINSVPSKMEERLNVAKVAYANLMKFKSDTKYKTKADEMNARVETDLQKFTK
- a CDS encoding DNA-directed RNA polymerase subunit omega → MDLKKTNAPVNTITYNKTVIEEPTGNVYEAITIMAKRANQINSEIKKELTEKLEEFATYNDSLEEVFENKEQIEVSKFYEKLPKPHALAVQEWLDGKTYHRSSNK
- the coaBC gene encoding bifunctional phosphopantothenoylcysteine decarboxylase/phosphopantothenate--cysteine ligase CoaBC — protein: MSVLNGKKVLLGVSGGIAAYKTASLVRLFIKAGAHVQVIMTPASKDFVTPLTLSTLSKNPVHSSFFNQDDEEAVWNNHVELALWADIMLIAPATANTLSKMTTGNCDNFLIAAYLSAKCPVYFAPAMDLDMYKHPSTVASFNAIKQFGNIMIPAETGELASGLSGEGRMAEPENIIAFLEADLESKLPLKGKKILVTAGPTYEAIDPVRFIGNHSSGKMGFDIANEAANLGAEVFLIAGPTHLKIKNTLIKVVDVVSAQEMYDACHLYFNEVDVAIAAAAVADYRPKVVADQKIKKTDATFSIELEKTKDILSSLGTIKKNQFLIGFALETENEIENAKLKIQKKNLDLIVLNSLQDKGAGFKKETNKVTFIDKNFEIEPMELKSKESVATDILNKVILHFSE
- a CDS encoding DUF4835 family protein — encoded protein: MNKVVTLIVFLSFGFVQGQQLNCTVTINTERLTNPNNQVFKTLQTALSEFVNKTDWTGAPLKQNERINCSMYITLSSNSSDQFTGTIQVQSSRLIFNSTYSSPILNYNDKDFNFRYTEYEPLLFNPTTYDSNLVSVISFYCYVILGMDADSFQMGAGNQYLQTAQNIANVAQQGGFKGWNQSDGLQNRYYLINDMIAPTYSDLRQTMYAYHTGLDGMSLDLKASKEKIKSSLMLIGKLNSVKPNAFITRVFFDAKSDEIVSIFSGGPSITISDLTDVLNKVSPLNSTKWSQIKY
- the recN gene encoding DNA repair protein RecN; this encodes MITSLSIKNYALIEKLAIDFSKGFSIITGETGAGKSIILGAIGLVLGKRADLTSLKNKEEKCVIEAQFEISKYNLKEFFEANDLDYEEETIIRREILPSGKSRAFINDSPVNLQELQDLSLYLIDIHSQQQTQELSDENVQFKIIDAIANNSEIILDYQKLLKSYKSDRSKWNALLKRQSDSGKEQEYNTFLLNELVAAQLKSGEQQELEADYEKLNNVEIIKESLDKSLAIANEEQFGVFHNLNEIKNALQKVASFSTEYQNLFERISSLAIEFDDVSKELESCSEKLLNDPAQLELVNQKLQLIYNLQKKHQADSVDDLLQIQADLGNTLLELDNMDEEIASLSKIIEKKAGELDNYANQIHQNRINAIPKLSEQLILILETLGMPNVRFKMELTPSETYFQNGKDELQFLFSANKGTDFGLLKKVASGGEMSRIMLAVKAILAKYSKLPTLIFDEIDTGVSGEIAIRMGEIMKEMSNTMQIFAITHLPQIAAKGDSHFKVSKSTVGDDTVSELKLLSQEDRILEIAQMLSGANISDSALNHAKQLLN